Proteins from a genomic interval of uncultured Desulfuromusa sp.:
- a CDS encoding HAD-IIIA family hydrolase: MQEQLAKIKLLLLDVDGVLTDGRIIYDCLGNELKSFDVKDGHGLKMLQRAGIRIGIITGRSSAVVARRAEELGIEILYQGALQKLEPYGEILSILDLTDDQVAYVGDDIVDLPILNRVGFSATVADAVPDVLPLVDYVASRPGGRGAVREICDLLLRASGQWDELTKRYFTQN, from the coding sequence ATGCAGGAACAATTGGCTAAAATTAAGCTCTTGCTGCTTGATGTCGATGGTGTTCTTACCGATGGCCGGATTATCTATGACTGTCTTGGTAACGAGCTAAAATCTTTTGACGTCAAAGATGGTCATGGGTTAAAAATGCTCCAGCGTGCAGGAATCAGGATTGGTATTATCACCGGGCGTTCATCTGCTGTTGTCGCCCGACGAGCTGAAGAGCTGGGGATAGAAATTCTCTATCAGGGAGCTTTGCAAAAGCTTGAGCCTTATGGGGAAATTCTTTCTATCCTTGATCTCACAGATGATCAGGTGGCCTATGTTGGTGATGATATCGTTGATTTACCAATTTTAAACCGGGTTGGATTCAGTGCAACAGTCGCTGATGCTGTGCCGGATGTTTTGCCCTTGGTTGACTATGTGGCGTCACGGCCTGGTGGTCGTGGGGCCGTCAGGGAAATTTGTGACCTGCTGCTGCGGGCTTCAGGCCAGTGGGATGAACTGACAAAGCGTTATTTTACTCAGAATTAG
- the lptC gene encoding LPS export ABC transporter periplasmic protein LptC, whose protein sequence is MRRLLALLIVVSIIALTAVIYRHLQQQGPKEILSMLPEDIDLALENLHYTQNEEGQRRWTLDADKAEYQRDSSLAKLDAVKLLFYSTEEFGDINLRADQGQLDQEKRQVDVWGNVILETKRGEQLFTERLHYDDQARQLNTEDSIRFLSPQMELTGVGLQIDIDLGRMLVKDNVWMKLYPVNSEKK, encoded by the coding sequence TTGCGGCGCTTACTGGCTCTTTTAATCGTTGTTTCCATTATTGCGCTGACAGCAGTTATTTACCGACACTTGCAACAACAAGGGCCAAAAGAGATTCTCAGTATGTTGCCGGAGGACATTGATCTGGCTTTGGAAAATCTCCACTATACTCAGAATGAGGAAGGGCAGCGACGTTGGACTCTTGACGCCGACAAAGCTGAATATCAGCGTGACAGCAGTTTGGCAAAGCTTGATGCTGTTAAATTGCTCTTCTACAGTACGGAAGAGTTCGGAGATATTAATCTGAGGGCTGATCAAGGGCAACTCGATCAAGAAAAACGGCAGGTTGATGTCTGGGGGAATGTGATCTTAGAAACAAAGCGGGGTGAGCAACTTTTTACCGAGCGGTTGCATTATGATGACCAGGCGCGGCAGTTGAACACCGAGGATTCCATCAGGTTTCTTTCTCCGCAGATGGAATTGACGGGTGTGGGATTGCAGATTGATATTGATCTCGGGCGCATGCTGGTTAAGGATAACGTTTGGATGAAGTTGTACCCTGTTAACAGCGAGAAGAAATAA
- the lptA gene encoding lipopolysaccharide transport periplasmic protein LptA, with protein sequence MTFRWFLFVFLTIVQCSVPQVFAAEVDGELDRNQPIVVTAQQLEVLQQQRQSVFTGEVVAKQGDMTLYAEKLIIIFQQDQDQVERMDAVGGVRVIQLDRVATAEKAVFRQAEETLVLVGSAEVTQGNNTVTGDEITVFLKENRTVIKSSEKNRVKATIVPEKSQEQQ encoded by the coding sequence ATGACGTTCCGATGGTTTTTATTCGTTTTTCTTACTATTGTACAATGTTCCGTGCCGCAGGTTTTTGCCGCTGAGGTCGATGGTGAACTGGACCGGAATCAGCCTATCGTTGTTACAGCACAACAACTGGAGGTCCTGCAACAACAACGGCAGTCGGTTTTTACTGGAGAGGTTGTTGCCAAGCAAGGTGACATGACTCTTTATGCTGAAAAGTTGATCATTATTTTTCAGCAAGATCAGGATCAGGTCGAACGTATGGATGCCGTGGGTGGCGTTCGAGTCATTCAGTTGGATCGGGTTGCAACAGCTGAAAAAGCCGTATTTCGACAGGCGGAAGAAACGTTGGTGCTGGTTGGAAGTGCAGAGGTTACGCAGGGAAATAATACGGTGACAGGAGATGAAATCACCGTCTTTTTAAAAGAAAACAGAACTGTGATTAAAAGTTCTGAAAAAAACCGGGTTAAAGCGACTATTGTTCCTGAAAAGAGTCAGGAGCAACAGTGA
- the lptB gene encoding LPS export ABC transporter ATP-binding protein, whose product MSRVLSATKLHKAYAGREVVSGVSLEVQSGQVIGLLGPNGAGKTTSFYMVVGLAKPDSGAVFLDEQEITGLPMYQRARSGISYLPQEASVFRKLTVAENLLAIIETLTLTRGERQQRLEELLDDLHIKHIRDSKGYALSGGERRRVEIARSLVLDPAFLLLDEPFAGIDPIAVIDIQNIISQLKERGIGILISDHNVRETLGVCDRAYILNQGKLLEFGTPEEIAASPIAREIYLGEKFRL is encoded by the coding sequence GTGAGCAGAGTTCTTAGCGCAACCAAACTGCATAAGGCATATGCTGGTCGCGAAGTCGTTTCGGGTGTAAGCCTGGAGGTTCAGTCTGGCCAGGTGATTGGTCTTTTGGGCCCCAATGGAGCAGGAAAAACAACCAGTTTCTACATGGTTGTAGGTCTCGCAAAACCCGATTCCGGAGCTGTTTTTCTGGACGAGCAAGAGATTACGGGACTGCCGATGTATCAGCGGGCGCGATCCGGAATTTCTTATTTGCCTCAGGAAGCATCTGTTTTTCGTAAGTTAACTGTGGCGGAAAATCTTCTGGCAATTATTGAAACTCTGACTCTGACCCGCGGTGAGCGGCAGCAACGTCTGGAAGAATTGCTTGATGATCTGCATATTAAGCACATTCGTGATTCAAAAGGGTACGCTCTCTCTGGAGGAGAGCGACGTCGGGTAGAAATTGCCCGCTCTCTGGTCCTTGATCCTGCTTTTTTACTGCTGGATGAACCTTTTGCAGGCATTGATCCGATAGCAGTCATTGATATTCAGAATATTATTTCCCAGCTTAAAGAACGGGGTATCGGGATTCTGATCTCTGATCATAATGTTCGGGAAACGCTTGGTGTTTGTGATCGAGCCTATATTTTGAATCAAGGAAAATTGCTTGAATTCGGAACTCCGGAAGAGATTGCAGCGAGTCCGATTGCAAGAGAAATATATCTGGGAGAAAAGTTCAGACTCTAG
- the rpoN gene encoding RNA polymerase factor sigma-54 produces MALDLRLQVKLSQQLVMTPQLQQAIKLLQLSRMELVDVVTEELAENPLLEEGVETKEEHEEGVANLEGEDIHLAESSPEQEVKADSEGMNDIDWQTYLEGYSLNSSDSRNSYEDHEERPSYESLLTRHSSLNDHLMWQLGLSSFSEEERLAAAEIIGNLDDVGYLHASLEEMALASGRDVEIFESACKRVQQFDPAGVACRNLQECLLLQLDRLELSDSLAATILRDFIGELEGRKYPVIAKALKVSLDDVLAAAKMISGLDPRPGRAYNEEDVHYISPDIYVHKVGDDYVVTQNDDGLPNLRINSFYRNALTDSKAVDKKAGEYIQDKMRSAVWLIKSIHQRQRTIYKVTKSIVKFQRDFFDHGIEYLKPLVLRDVADDIEMHESTVSRVTTNKYVQTPQGLFELKYFFNSGINTSDGDSIASESVKSRIKEIIAEENPKKPYSDQKIVHLLAERDINIARRTVTKYREMLGLGSSTERKRLF; encoded by the coding sequence ATGGCTCTTGATCTTCGACTTCAAGTTAAACTCAGTCAACAACTGGTGATGACTCCCCAGCTGCAACAGGCAATTAAATTATTGCAACTGTCACGGATGGAGCTGGTTGATGTAGTGACTGAAGAATTAGCTGAAAACCCATTGCTTGAAGAGGGTGTGGAGACGAAAGAAGAACATGAGGAAGGTGTCGCCAACCTTGAAGGGGAAGATATTCATCTGGCGGAATCGAGTCCGGAACAGGAAGTTAAGGCCGACTCAGAAGGGATGAATGATATTGACTGGCAGACCTATCTTGAAGGTTACAGTCTCAATAGTAGTGATAGCCGCAATAGTTATGAAGATCATGAAGAGCGCCCTTCTTATGAAAGTTTGTTAACACGGCACAGCAGCCTTAATGACCATTTGATGTGGCAGCTTGGCCTGTCTTCTTTTTCTGAAGAAGAGCGTTTAGCAGCTGCTGAAATTATCGGCAACCTGGATGACGTCGGCTATCTGCATGCAAGTCTTGAGGAAATGGCCCTTGCATCGGGTCGTGATGTGGAAATATTTGAATCTGCTTGCAAGCGGGTGCAGCAATTTGATCCGGCGGGGGTTGCGTGTCGTAATCTCCAGGAATGTCTGCTTCTGCAACTTGATCGGCTGGAGTTGTCGGATTCATTAGCTGCGACGATCTTACGTGATTTTATCGGTGAGCTGGAAGGACGAAAATATCCGGTCATTGCCAAAGCTTTAAAGGTTTCCCTCGACGATGTTCTGGCGGCTGCAAAAATGATCTCCGGCTTGGATCCTCGGCCGGGAAGGGCCTATAATGAAGAGGATGTCCACTATATTTCTCCCGATATTTATGTGCATAAAGTGGGGGATGACTATGTTGTGACGCAGAATGATGATGGTCTGCCGAATTTGAGGATTAATTCTTTTTACCGTAACGCTTTAACGGACTCCAAGGCTGTCGATAAGAAAGCAGGAGAATATATTCAGGACAAGATGCGCAGTGCAGTCTGGCTGATTAAAAGTATTCATCAGCGGCAGCGCACCATTTATAAAGTCACGAAAAGTATTGTGAAGTTCCAGAGAGATTTTTTCGATCATGGGATTGAGTATTTGAAACCACTGGTTCTGCGTGATGTCGCTGATGATATTGAAATGCATGAGTCTACAGTGAGTCGGGTGACAACGAATAAATATGTGCAGACTCCCCAGGGGTTGTTTGAGTTGAAATATTTCTTTAACAGCGGAATTAATACTTCTGACGGAGATTCCATCGCTTCGGAAAGCGTCAAAAGTCGTATCAAAGAGATTATTGCTGAAGAGAACCCCAAAAAACCGTATTCAGATCAGAAAATAGTCCATCTTTTAGCAGAGCGAGATATCAATATCGCCCGTCGCACGGTGACCAAATATCGGGAAATGCTTGGTCTGGGCTCGTCTACTGAACGGAAAAGACTGTTTTGA